The Leptidea sinapis chromosome 6, ilLepSina1.1, whole genome shotgun sequence genome segment ATCGCGACCGATGAATAGTGATTGCGTCGCGGTCGTCGTGTTTCGGGCCATTAGGCCTTCTTCTCGGTCTTCTTAGGCAGAAGGACCGCCTGAATGTTGGGCAGCACGCCTCCCTGTGCGATTATCACGCCCGATAGCAGCTTGTTCAGCTCCTCGTCATTGCGTATCGCCAGCTGCAATTGTCTCGGTATGATTCTTGTCTTCTTGTTGTCGCGGGCCGCGTTGCCGGCCAATTCCAGCACTTCGGCGGCGAGGTACTCCATCACGGCGGCCAGGTAGACCGGTGCGCCGGCACCGACGCGCTCCGCGTAGTTGCCCTTCCTCAGTAGTCTGTGTATACGACCGACGGGAAACTGGAGTCCGGCGCGATTCGAACGAGACTTTGCCTTCCCCTTCACTTTACCGCCCTTGCCGCGACCAGACATTGTTTATTAGATTTGATGAACTGAAATGAACGAACGAACGAATATAATATTCGTTCGAGCACAGTCACGACTCACGAATCAGTAAAAACGACACTCGCGACGATGTCATCTCACGCGCGCCCGAAGGGCGCGTGGGGCATGATTTTCGGGGCTAATTTGCCCCCTGAATCAGGATTCAGGCGCTGGGCATGAATATGCCCAGGTCGTCGGGTGGGGGTGCGGGTGCACCCCTTTGAGGCCATCCTCTTCTTGAGATGTTGGGGGAGCGGATGCTCCCCTTTGCGGTCATCTTCTTCCTGAATTGGTAGGGGAGCGGATGCTCCCCATGCGGTCATCTTTTGGTTTTTGCGCCCAATATAAGGATAATTGGGCGCGGCGTCATATCCGGTGGTGTGGCGATCGTCACCCCAGGTGGCCCAGCGATCAAGCCCCTATGAAGCGATCAGCCGGGCAGTGGGACGAGCACGTCGTCACTCCTCCTCTTCTTCGACCCGCGACAGAAGATCTCGCGGGAAGCGGCGGCCGTCGGGTGGCCTCGCGTGCAAGGGCGCCAGGTCCCGCAAATGTGCGAAGTCCGACGCGTCTGCTCGCGAGAACATTGCGACGGCGAGGCGCCTAATGAAGGCGTCCAGGGTCTCAACTCCCAAACCCTCTGGATCGTGGTGTTCCTCACGTACCATGGGGCGCCCGCGACACGGCGGAGAATCttattttgtgtaatttgtAAACGCTTTTTTGAGCCGCCTGTCACGAGCGCGTACCATGCTGGTGCTGCGTACGTGAGGCGGGATCGGATGTAGGTCTTGTAGACCCCCACCTTGTTCTTTAGAGGGAGGCTGGAGGAGAGCACCGGACGG includes the following:
- the LOC126964906 gene encoding histone H2A-like, which encodes MSGRGKGGKVKGKAKSRSNRAGLQFPVGRIHRLLRKGNYAERVGAGAPVYLAAVMEYLAAEVLELAGNAARDNKKTRIIPRQLQLAIRNDEELNKLLSGVIIAQGGVLPNIQAVLLPKKTEKKA